From the Palaemon carinicauda isolate YSFRI2023 chromosome 4, ASM3689809v2, whole genome shotgun sequence genome, the window gccaacgtgtttcttgacagggcatcggcaacgggattcattttcccagggacgtattggagggagcaattgtattcagccacggcggagagatgtcggcgttgacgggcaaaccaggcgtcagactgtcgagtgaaggcttgcaccagaggcatgtggtctgtgcgaatgacgaagggcgtaccttctaagaaatggcgaaagtgacggacagccaagtgcaccgccagcaattctcgatcgaaggtagaataacccgattctgccttggacagttttctgctgaagaaggccaatgggcggggcgagcctttgaccacctgctcgagtactgcaccaatagcgacgtcgctggcatcggtggagagaaggagaggggcgtgtgggataggaaaagtgagagccgcagcagttgatagggccttctttgcattgcagaaggctgcttcttgaaggggaccccacttcaggtcctttggcttgcccttgagggaggcgtagaggggagcaagagtggcggcaatggctggcagaaaacggtgataatagttgatcatgcccaagaattcctgcagagctttgacggtcgagggcgcggggaaattctgaacggctgctaccttctcagggaggggatggactccttcaggagtgatacggtgccctaagaacgacacttcgttgcgccaaaggtacacttgtcgtaccggactacaaggccgttttgttgcaggcggtcgagcacgatgcacaggtgacggaggtgttcctcttttgaggaggagaacacaagtatgtcgtccacataacatacacagaaagggaggtcccctaagatgccatccatgagacgttgaaacgttgccccagcattacgaaggccaaaacaggagtaattgaaggtgtatgtgccaaacggagtggtgatggcggtcttggggatgtcttctgggttcataggcacctgataataccccttcaggaggtcgagcgtagagaaaacctttgctttgtgcaggtaggaggttacatcggcaatgtttgggagggggtagtgatccggttctgtttgcatgttcaggcgcctgtaatccccgcacggacggagggagccgtctttcttcagaacgatgtgtaagggtgacggccatgggctggaggccttttggcaaaggcccattttctccatttcggcgaacgtctgtttggcggctgccaatcgttccggtgccagacgtctgaattttacgaagactgggggtcccgtcgtcttgatatggtgataaataccgtgcttggcaggaaccgtgggcgtttggcgaagttctggacggaaaacttccgggtacgacgtgaggaggtgggcataggcatccgtgggtgcgctgatgtggagagcgaggttagagggggcgggttgaagaggtgtcgacaagtacgagtctgcgttgaccaatcgtcggtgggcgacatcgaccagaaggtggaaatgagagaggaaatccgcaccgaggattggcattgtgacgtcagcatcgaggaacttccaattgaatttaccgtttccgaacgataatgtgaggttcttgtaaccgtaggtgggtatcgcagatccgttggcagctaccaagcggacgtcggcagatgtagacagactacgttgtgccttgaagagtttccatggcaaaagagaacgacaagcacccgtgtctaccaaaaatcgcacgcccgttcctgcatcctgtaaaaagaaaagattagaaacatgggaggccaccgccacaagcgatggcctacttacacgttttttggccactgacaatctttggcacatttcttcgcggttgccccgaatctgaagtggtagtagcaaaactgcggcggatgggaggtagtaagtggctgtagaagtcgttcgttggggcgcgagcgattggtgggtggtgggcggctgtgtcgccgcttcggcacgtcacggggtaggcgtgtatgtcctacggcattcatgtcagcttcggttgacgttgaataggcatcctcgtcgtcaggggtggaggcgttgatggaggtcttgaagtggctgtccataagggcgtcggctttggtcatcgagtcctttatgggtaaactatcgacatcgggtatggcagcgcgtacaggttcgggtaaacggcgtatccaaagggcacgaagcaggttcacctcacgaggagagccgtctgcagcaggttgaaggcgagcgatactggtcatttccctgagggcaagcgaagccctttggtcccccaacggttgttgcgagagctgaaaaagctttgctatacgggcggctggcgacggtgagtactgctgcagaaggtatgttttgagggcgtcatacgctattggggtgtctccttgttcacaaagccagtcggatatttctaggaaggtgtcctcgggtatcgccgcgagaacataatccgctttggtggttgagcgagtcacgcccctgatacgaaagtggacttctgcgcgttgaaaccaagcaaacgtttccccgctggcgaacggtgaaagtttcaatggggcggccgcagcgccaactgctgtagtagagtccgtctccgtcatagtaccaacgatggagggacgagggaggtgggggtggaatgcagtgggagcgagtcgacttccggggtcaccaatgtgacggcgccgagtaaggctgtgaactcaaaagcaggttggaaacgactgagttatattattgtagaacactctccttatatacaaaacctcaaggcaacaggacataacaagttcacaagacagacaatattacagaggaaaaaccagacatgaattttcatgttcgttttagtgcgagggaagagcgaagatacaagcataatatatacaaaaggaattatgtacaattgtgtgaaacacggttggtacactaaccgctctctatccattttactctgtaactatttgtttatcagtatatttgtataatggaaaaatatattagtaagtcgtcacagtgtgttttaactactctttccctcatacatatgaagggggaaatctggagggttgcactgggtgcagggggaaatgacaggaaaaaggttgggaaccactgttctaagatatgaaaaaaaattcagaatatttaatgatcCAGTCTTttgtaagttttatatttttttccagttttctaaAAATTGATGCCACACAAAAGGATattctacagaatatttattggttgtcttatataatttttatattttgtttttagttttctagaaaatgatgccacccaaaaagaggttctcatttgCTAAATCCGATAAAGCAAAGTCTATGAAAAGAAGAAGATacatagcaggaaacagaagagtaGACGAATTTATGGAGGGAAAcacatgcaagaagaatggcagctagacgtgagacacaagatgaagaaaaaagaaaaactcatgcaagtagaatgacaGTTAGCTATAAAGCAAAAAATGTAGaatagatggatttaagaaggaacactaatgcaagcagaatatcagctagacgtgaagcagaagacgaaaagcagataaaactataaaggaacacaaatgcaagcagaatggcagctggccataaagcagaaaatgaaaagCAGGTGGATTTAAGAAGgagcactaatgcaagcagaatggcagttagatgtgaggcagaagacgaagagcaagtgaatttgagaaggaacactaatacaagcagaatgataGCTTGACGTAAAGTCGAAGATGAAGAGTATAGGAATTTaggaaggaacaccaatacaagcagaatgtcagcttgacgtgaagcagaagacgaaaagcagatgaatttaagaaggaaaacTAATGCAAGCAAGATGGCAGCTGGCCATAACACAGAAGACGAAGAGcatatgaatttgagaaggaaaacTACTACAGGCCAAAGATGTACCTTGACGTGAagtcgaagatgaagagcagatgaattcaaGAGGGAAAACCAAGGCAAGCAGAATGTAAGCTAGAGGTaaagcagaagacgaaaagcagatgaatttaagaaggaacactaatgcaagcagaatggcagcttgACGTTAAGTCAaatatgaagagcagaggaatttgagaaggaacatcaatgcaagcagaatgatgccactcaaaaaaaaaaaaaaaactctacagaatatttaatggttgagtcttagataattttatatttttttaatttttcttcaaaataatgccACCCCAAAAGAGGTTCTCATTCGCTAtatccgataaagcaaattcggcgaaaataaaaaaatagcaggaaacagaagagcagaggaatttatgaaggggaacaaatgcaagaagaatggcagctaaatGTGAGACagaggatgaagaacaaagaaaatcaCATGCAATTAGAATGGCAGTTAGCTATAAAGCAGAAAATGTAgaacagatggatttaagaaggagcactaatgcaagaagaatggcagctagatgtaagGCAGAACACGAAGATCAGacgaatttgagaaggaacactaataaaaTCAGAATTGCAGCTAGGAAAGAAGCAGAAGACAAAAagaagaggaatttaagaaggaacactaatgcaagcaaaatggTAGCTAGGCGTGAAGCCGaatatgaagagcagaggaatttaaggaggaagaccaatgcaagcagaatgtcagctagacctgaagcagaagacgaaaagcagaggaatttaagaaggaaagctggtgcaagcagaatagcagctagatgtgaagccgaagatgaagagcataggaatttaagaaggaatactaatgcaagcagaaagtcagctagacgtgaagcagaagacgaaaagcagagGAATTTGataaggaacactaatacaagcagaatggcagctagacgtgaagccgaatatgaagagcagaggaatttaggAAGGAAGGCCAATGCACGCAGAATGTCTGCTAGACCTGAAGCAGAAGACAAAAAGTAGATGAATTTAAAAATGAAcgctaatgcaagcagaatagcagctaggcgtgaagtcgaagatgaagagcagatgaattcaagaaggaatactaatgcaagcagaatggctgcTAGACGAGAAGCTGAAGATttaagagcagaggaatttaagaaggaagacCAATGCAAGCAGAACATCAGCTAGAcctgaagcagaagacgaaaagctgatgaatttaagaaggaaagcTGATGCAAGGAAAATGGCAGCttgacgtgaagccgaagatgaagagcagaggaatttaagaaggaagacCAATGCAAGCAGAACATCAG encodes:
- the LOC137639521 gene encoding uncharacterized protein → MAAKCETEDEEQRKSHAIRMAVSYKAENVEQMDLRRSTNARRMAARCKAEHEDQTNLRRNTNKIRIAARKEAEDKKKRNLRRNTNASKMVARREAEYEEQRNLRRKTNASRIKSARREAEDEKQRNLIRNTNTSRMAARREAEYEEQRNLGRKANARRMSARPEAEDKKKADARKMAARRVAEDKEQGNLRWNTTASKMAARRVAEDKEQRNLRWNTNASKMAARRVAEDKEQRN